Proteins encoded by one window of Filimonas effusa:
- a CDS encoding O-acetylhomoserine aminocarboxypropyltransferase/cysteine synthase family protein, whose product MSDHRFETLQLHAGQEIDPTTKSRAVPIYQTSSFGFDNAEHAANLFGLRQFGNIYTRIMNPTTDVFEKRIAALEGGVAALATASGQAAQFLALSNILQAGDNFVSTSYLYGGTYNQFKVAFKKLGIEARFAEGDSAENFAKLIDKNTKALYLETIGNPQLNVPDFERIAALAKEYDLPLIVDNTFGAGGYLFRPLEWGANIVVESATKWIGGHGSSIGGVIVDGGNYNWGNGKFPQFTEPSEGYHGLKFWDVFGEGNPLGLPNIAFSIKARVEGLRDYGPTLSPFNAFLLLQGLETLSLRVERHVENALALAKWLEAHPAVDYVWYPGLESSPYHTLAKKYLTNGFGGVLQVGIKGGKEKAAQFIDSLKLASHLANVGDAKTLVIHPASTTHEQLSEAEQVASGVLPNQVRVSVGIEHIEDIKADFEQAFQKVNAGAAAATAS is encoded by the coding sequence ATGAGCGACCATCGTTTTGAAACGTTACAGCTGCATGCAGGACAGGAAATAGACCCTACCACCAAATCACGTGCGGTGCCTATTTACCAGACCAGTTCTTTTGGATTCGACAATGCGGAACATGCTGCCAATTTGTTTGGATTAAGGCAGTTTGGCAATATCTATACAAGGATCATGAATCCTACCACCGATGTTTTTGAAAAGCGTATTGCAGCGCTGGAAGGCGGTGTAGCTGCGCTGGCAACAGCATCGGGACAAGCGGCGCAGTTCCTGGCGTTAAGCAACATACTTCAGGCAGGAGACAACTTTGTAAGTACCTCTTACCTGTACGGCGGTACTTATAACCAATTCAAAGTTGCCTTTAAAAAACTGGGTATTGAAGCCCGTTTTGCTGAAGGTGACAGCGCTGAGAATTTCGCAAAGCTGATCGATAAAAACACCAAGGCTTTATACCTGGAAACAATAGGCAACCCACAGCTGAATGTACCCGATTTCGAGCGCATTGCAGCGCTGGCCAAAGAGTATGATCTGCCATTGATCGTAGACAACACCTTTGGTGCAGGCGGGTACCTGTTCCGTCCTTTGGAATGGGGTGCCAATATAGTTGTGGAATCTGCCACCAAATGGATTGGCGGTCATGGCAGCTCTATCGGCGGCGTTATCGTAGACGGAGGTAATTATAACTGGGGTAATGGTAAGTTTCCACAGTTCACCGAGCCTTCTGAAGGTTATCATGGCCTGAAGTTCTGGGACGTGTTTGGCGAAGGCAATCCTTTAGGCCTACCTAATATTGCATTCAGTATTAAAGCACGTGTGGAAGGTTTAAGAGATTACGGTCCTACGTTGAGCCCTTTCAATGCCTTCCTGTTATTACAGGGATTGGAGACTTTATCACTGCGCGTTGAAAGACATGTAGAGAATGCGCTGGCATTGGCGAAATGGCTGGAGGCGCATCCTGCAGTGGATTATGTATGGTATCCCGGCCTGGAAAGCAGCCCTTATCATACACTGGCGAAGAAATACCTGACCAATGGTTTCGGCGGTGTATTACAGGTAGGTATCAAAGGCGGCAAGGAAAAGGCCGCCCAGTTTATCGACAGCCTGAAGCTGGCAAGTCACCTTGCCAACGTAGGTGATGCCAAAACGCTGGTAATACATCCTGCCTCTACAACACACGAGCAGCTGAGCGAAGCGGAACAGGTTGCAAGTGGCGTATTACCCAACCAGGTAAGAGTAAGTGTAGGCATCGAGCATATTGAAGATATCAAGGCGGATTTCGAGCAGGCATTCCAGAAAGTGAATGCAGGCGCAGCAGCGGCTACAGCAAGCTAG
- a CDS encoding homoserine O-acetyltransferase family protein, translated as MSQVFSSGEPFTLESGKVLQGFHLSYTTAGRLNEAKDNVVWIFHALTANSNPIEWWPGLVGPGHFFDPERYFIVCVNMPGSCYGSISALDENAATGKPYYHTFPLFTTRDMIRAYQHLKAALGIDKIKIGIGGSMGGQQLLEWAIEEPSLFEYIIPIATNAFHSAWGIAFNTSQRLCIASDPSWKESHPAAGLEGMKLARSIALLSYRHYDTYQKAQSGVTENTAALPVDEQVFKASTYQQYQGDKLAKRFTAFSYYFLSKAMDTHNVGRNRVSAEEALQRIQAKTLVIGISTDILFPPAEQEFIARHIPGAQVAIIDSLYGHDGFLLEYDNITRLLNNFIQTQPAGITTAALINS; from the coding sequence TTGAGCCAGGTATTTTCATCCGGGGAACCCTTTACGCTGGAGTCGGGCAAGGTATTACAGGGATTTCATTTATCCTATACCACTGCCGGCCGGTTAAATGAAGCGAAGGACAATGTAGTATGGATCTTTCATGCGCTAACAGCCAACAGCAACCCTATTGAATGGTGGCCGGGGTTGGTAGGGCCAGGTCATTTTTTTGATCCTGAGCGGTATTTTATCGTATGTGTAAACATGCCCGGCAGTTGTTATGGCAGTATATCGGCTCTCGACGAAAATGCTGCTACCGGCAAGCCTTATTATCATACTTTTCCCTTGTTCACCACCAGGGATATGATAAGAGCTTACCAGCATCTGAAAGCTGCGCTGGGCATCGATAAGATCAAAATAGGCATCGGAGGCTCTATGGGCGGGCAGCAGCTGCTTGAGTGGGCGATAGAAGAACCCAGCCTGTTTGAGTATATCATTCCCATTGCCACCAACGCCTTTCATTCGGCCTGGGGTATTGCCTTCAACACTTCACAGCGTTTATGCATAGCGTCTGATCCCAGCTGGAAGGAATCGCATCCTGCAGCGGGTTTAGAGGGAATGAAACTGGCGCGTTCGATAGCACTTCTCTCCTATCGTCATTACGATACTTACCAGAAAGCGCAGAGCGGTGTTACTGAAAATACTGCAGCATTACCGGTAGACGAGCAGGTATTTAAAGCCAGCACCTATCAGCAATACCAGGGCGATAAGCTGGCGAAACGTTTTACCGCTTTCAGCTATTACTTCCTCAGTAAGGCTATGGATACGCACAATGTAGGCAGGAACAGGGTTTCAGCAGAAGAGGCCCTGCAACGTATACAGGCGAAAACACTGGTCATAGGCATCAGTACCGATATTTTATTTCCTCCTGCAGAGCAGGAATTTATAGCACGGCATATACCCGGTGCACAGGTAGCCATCATAGATTCACTGTATGGTCATGATGGCTTTTTGCTGGAATACGATAATATCACCCGCTTACTCAACAATTTTATACAAACCCAGCCGGCAGGCATCACTACTGCGGCTTTAATCAATTCATAA
- a CDS encoding homoserine dehydrogenase: METQKQLTIGLFGFGVVGEGLYKVLQQTPSLKASIKKVCIKNPGKKRNAPDSLFTSDRNELLFDKEINVIVEVIDDSVAAFEIVSTAFQQGKAVVSASKKMIAEHLPEILKYQQDTGLPFLCEAAACASIPVIRNLEEYYDNDLLHGIKAIINGSTNFILTKMFEDKLGYQEALLLAQQLGFAESNPKLDVEGYDAVNKWSILLNHAYGIVEHPDNLVFTGIQNVQSGDAAVAKEKNYDIKLVAQAQKLVSGKVAAYVIPQFVKHDDQLSFVKNEYNGVVIESGFADKQFFYGKGAGSFPTASAVLSDISALRYNYRYEYKKRYYHTPGELTHDFYVKAYVSFSSLKDIVKEDFEWIEEWHGGLERSYLVGVIHFEKLATQQWWKAPGVSLILAPDPVIESIELRNIKKRSLELAGIGN; the protein is encoded by the coding sequence ATGGAAACACAGAAGCAATTAACGATAGGCCTTTTTGGATTTGGCGTAGTAGGAGAAGGTTTATATAAGGTATTACAGCAAACCCCTTCCCTGAAAGCAAGCATCAAAAAAGTATGTATCAAAAACCCTGGCAAAAAGCGCAATGCACCGGATAGTCTTTTTACAAGCGACAGGAATGAACTGTTATTCGATAAAGAGATCAATGTTATTGTAGAAGTGATCGATGATTCTGTTGCTGCTTTTGAAATTGTATCTACTGCATTCCAGCAGGGCAAAGCTGTGGTGAGCGCCAGTAAGAAAATGATCGCAGAACATTTACCCGAGATATTGAAATACCAGCAGGATACCGGTTTACCATTCCTGTGCGAAGCTGCCGCCTGCGCTTCTATACCTGTTATCCGCAACCTCGAAGAGTATTATGATAATGACCTGCTGCATGGCATCAAAGCCATCATCAATGGCTCAACCAACTTCATTCTTACCAAGATGTTTGAAGACAAGCTGGGTTACCAGGAAGCTTTATTGCTGGCGCAGCAGTTAGGCTTTGCCGAAAGCAACCCCAAACTGGACGTAGAGGGTTATGATGCGGTGAACAAATGGTCTATCCTGCTGAACCACGCTTATGGTATTGTGGAACATCCGGATAACCTGGTATTCACCGGTATTCAGAATGTGCAATCCGGCGATGCGGCAGTAGCAAAAGAAAAGAACTATGACATTAAGCTGGTAGCGCAGGCACAGAAGCTGGTAAGCGGCAAGGTGGCGGCTTATGTGATCCCCCAGTTTGTAAAACACGACGACCAGTTATCATTTGTAAAGAATGAATACAACGGTGTAGTAATAGAAAGCGGGTTTGCCGATAAACAATTCTTTTATGGCAAAGGCGCCGGCAGCTTTCCTACGGCATCGGCTGTACTGAGCGATATTTCTGCATTAAGGTATAACTACCGTTATGAGTATAAGAAACGTTACTATCATACACCCGGTGAGTTAACGCACGACTTTTATGTGAAGGCCTATGTTAGCTTCAGCAGTTTAAAAGATATTGTAAAAGAAGACTTCGAATGGATCGAGGAGTGGCACGGCGGACTGGAGAGAAGTTACCTGGTAGGTGTCATTCACTTCGAAAAGCTGGCTACACAACAATGGTGGAAGGCCCCAGGGGTATCTTTAATCCTGGCTCCGGACCCGGTTATAGAAAGCATAGAGTTACGCAATATCAAAAAACGTAGCTTAGAGCTGGCAGGAATAGGCAATTAG
- a CDS encoding DUF2795 domain-containing protein codes for MFWTLELASYLEDAPWPATKDELIDYAIRSGAPIEVVENLQELEDEGEVYESIEDIWPDYPSQEDFMFNEDEY; via the coding sequence ATGTTCTGGACACTAGAATTAGCCAGCTATTTGGAAGATGCGCCCTGGCCTGCTACGAAAGATGAATTGATAGATTATGCTATTCGTTCTGGCGCTCCTATTGAAGTGGTGGAAAATCTTCAGGAACTGGAAGATGAGGGCGAAGTGTATGAAAGCATTGAAGACATATGGCCTGATTATCCCAGCCAGGAAGACTTCATGTTCAACGAAGACGAATACTAA
- a CDS encoding ABC transporter ATP-binding protein, whose translation MLRATNIKKRYDQLQVLKGVDLMVNRGEIVSIIGSSGAGKSTLLHILGTLDTADEGEIYLENEPVYQLKGKKMAAYRNKHMGFVFQFHHLLPEFTALENVCIPGWIAGTRRKEVEKRASYLLETLGLGPRLHNKPQALSGGEQQRVAVARSLINNPAIIFADEPTGNLDSVNAKELHHLFVQLRNEFNQTFLIVTHNEELAGMSDRVLHMRDGLIVSE comes from the coding sequence ATGTTAAGAGCAACAAATATCAAGAAGCGTTACGATCAGTTACAGGTATTAAAAGGCGTTGATTTAATGGTAAATAGAGGCGAAATAGTCTCCATTATCGGTTCGTCGGGAGCCGGGAAAAGCACTTTGTTGCATATCCTGGGAACTTTAGATACTGCTGATGAGGGAGAGATCTATCTTGAAAATGAGCCGGTTTACCAGTTGAAGGGTAAAAAAATGGCAGCCTATCGCAATAAACACATGGGTTTTGTATTCCAGTTTCACCATTTACTGCCCGAATTCACTGCGCTGGAGAATGTATGCATACCCGGCTGGATTGCAGGCACCAGGCGCAAAGAGGTGGAGAAAAGGGCCAGCTACCTGCTCGAAACTTTAGGCCTGGGCCCCAGACTTCATAACAAACCACAGGCACTGAGTGGCGGTGAGCAGCAACGTGTAGCAGTAGCCCGTTCTCTTATTAACAATCCTGCCATCATATTTGCCGATGAGCCTACCGGCAACCTCGATAGCGTGAACGCAAAGGAACTGCATCATCTTTTTGTGCAATTACGTAACGAATTCAACCAGACCTTCCTTATTGTTACGCACAATGAAGAGCTTGCAGGCATGAGCGACCGCGTTTTGCATATGAGGGACGGGCTGATTGTATCGGAATAA
- a CDS encoding cob(I)yrinic acid a,c-diamide adenosyltransferase — translation MAFKIYTKTGDKGKTSLIGGTKVPKSHLRIESYGTVDELNSYIGLVSDHLHHPHLSAMLKEIQDRLFTVGAALACDPEKELKMSIPDLKEEDIALLENEIDRMTEELPAMKHFILPGGHVAVSTAHIARCVCRRAERICVAMTEQEMPVEPLVIKYLNRLSDYLFVLARYAGHIFQVAEIPWIPRT, via the coding sequence ATGGCCTTTAAAATATACACCAAAACCGGTGACAAAGGAAAAACATCCCTGATCGGAGGTACAAAAGTGCCTAAAAGTCATCTTCGTATAGAAAGCTATGGCACTGTCGATGAACTCAACTCTTACATAGGACTGGTAAGCGATCACCTGCATCACCCTCATTTGAGCGCCATGCTGAAAGAGATCCAGGACCGCCTTTTCACAGTAGGCGCGGCCCTTGCCTGTGATCCTGAAAAAGAGCTGAAAATGAGTATTCCCGATCTGAAAGAAGAAGACATTGCCCTCCTCGAAAACGAAATAGACAGAATGACGGAAGAGCTGCCTGCTATGAAACATTTTATTCTCCCCGGCGGACATGTTGCCGTTTCAACGGCTCATATCGCCCGCTGTGTATGCCGTCGCGCCGAACGTATCTGTGTGGCAATGACCGAACAGGAAATGCCGGTAGAACCGCTGGTGATAAAATATCTTAACCGCCTCAGCGACTATCTCTTCGTATTAGCCCGTTATGCCGGTCACATATTTCAGGTGGCAGAAATTCCCTGGATACCCCGTACCTGA
- a CDS encoding ABC transporter ATP-binding protein — translation MNSIIHLEQILKNYYMGTQAIPVLKGVSLDIHQNEYVALMGPSGSGKSTLMNILGCLDTPTGGKYVLNGKDVSKMPDDELANVRNGEIGFVFQQFNLLPRLTAAENVALPLIYAGVGKKERLERAMEALKQVGLETRSHHKSNELSGGQIQRVAIARALVNNPSLLLADEPTGNLDSKTSVEVMELFSQIQQAGNTVVLVTHEEDIAAYAKRIVRLRDGLIESDRLN, via the coding sequence ATGAATTCCATTATCCATCTGGAGCAGATTCTGAAAAATTATTACATGGGTACCCAGGCGATTCCCGTGCTTAAAGGGGTATCGCTCGATATCCACCAAAATGAGTACGTAGCATTGATGGGACCATCCGGAAGCGGCAAAAGTACGCTCATGAATATCCTCGGCTGCCTCGATACACCCACCGGTGGAAAATATGTGTTGAATGGAAAAGATGTGAGCAAAATGCCCGACGATGAGCTTGCCAACGTACGTAATGGCGAAATAGGGTTTGTATTCCAGCAGTTTAACCTGCTGCCGAGGCTCACCGCCGCAGAAAATGTGGCCTTGCCTCTTATTTATGCCGGCGTTGGAAAAAAAGAACGCCTGGAACGCGCTATGGAAGCGCTTAAACAGGTGGGACTGGAAACACGCAGTCACCATAAATCAAATGAGCTGAGCGGTGGTCAGATCCAACGGGTGGCTATTGCCAGGGCGCTGGTGAACAATCCCTCTCTTTTACTTGCCGATGAACCTACCGGTAACCTCGATTCCAAAACTTCCGTGGAAGTGATGGAGCTGTTCAGTCAGATCCAGCAGGCAGGTAATACGGTGGTACTGGTAACGCACGAAGAAGATATTGCTGCGTATGCCAAACGTATCGTAAGGCTTCGTGACGGATTGATAGAAAGTGATCGCCTGAACTAA
- the gatC gene encoding Asp-tRNA(Asn)/Glu-tRNA(Gln) amidotransferase subunit GatC, which yields MEITENVFDQLAHLSRLQFNEAERAEIKTDLQRMISFVDKLNEVDTTGVPPLLHMSNAINVWREDKVTAGEGRDQALLNAPEQQNGFFQVPKVIKK from the coding sequence ATGGAAATAACAGAAAATGTGTTCGATCAGCTGGCACACCTTTCAAGGCTCCAGTTTAACGAGGCCGAAAGAGCAGAAATTAAAACAGACCTGCAGCGTATGATCTCCTTCGTTGATAAGCTGAACGAGGTAGATACAACTGGCGTGCCACCCTTGTTACATATGAGTAACGCTATTAACGTATGGCGCGAAGATAAGGTTACAGCAGGCGAAGGCAGAGACCAGGCCCTGTTAAATGCACCGGAGCAGCAAAATGGCTTCTTCCAGGTGCCTAAGGTGATAAAGAAATAA
- a CDS encoding sigma-54-dependent transcriptional regulator, protein MKSDTHNIYIVEDDEFYGSMLEHYLSLNPDYQVKRFSSAAGFLKSIHEKPDVVTLDYSLPDSTGDKLLQQITEVSPDTRVIMISGQNDIQVAVDLMKKGAFAYIVKNEETKDRLWMVLETLSSHFAMQQKIKSLQHEVAKKYNFKSIIGNSAAIRKVFDLIEKASNTNITVSITGETGTGKELAAKSIHFNSARKDKPFVAVNIAAIPRDLIESELFGHEKGSFTGAVARRIGKFEEAHKGTLFLDEIGELDFNLQAKLLRVLQEKELSRIGTNEVVAIDVRIIVATHKNLALEVKKGNFREDLYYRLLGLPVHLPPLRERDSDVLLIARHFIEAFCKENGLPDKQLSVEAKKLLLQHPYPGNIRQLKSMVELACVLSNSNEILPEHIEEIQMPDGVNVPDEGQLTLKQHNTRIIQQCLDANNFDVLKVARILDIGKSTIYRMINNGELILYKNTAKVN, encoded by the coding sequence ATGAAGTCGGACACCCATAACATTTACATAGTAGAGGATGATGAATTTTACGGCTCCATGCTGGAACACTACCTGTCATTAAACCCTGACTACCAGGTAAAGCGATTTAGTTCTGCCGCCGGTTTTCTCAAAAGTATTCATGAGAAGCCTGATGTGGTGACGCTGGACTATTCTTTACCCGACAGTACAGGCGATAAGTTATTGCAGCAGATCACGGAGGTAAGCCCTGATACGCGTGTGATCATGATATCGGGACAAAACGATATACAGGTGGCGGTAGACCTGATGAAGAAGGGCGCCTTTGCCTATATCGTCAAAAATGAGGAAACGAAAGACCGGTTATGGATGGTGCTGGAAACGCTGAGTTCACATTTTGCAATGCAGCAAAAGATAAAATCATTGCAGCATGAGGTGGCTAAGAAATACAATTTCAAGTCGATCATAGGCAACAGTGCAGCTATCCGTAAGGTTTTTGATCTTATCGAGAAAGCCAGCAACACCAATATAACGGTAAGTATAACGGGAGAAACGGGCACAGGTAAAGAGCTGGCGGCAAAATCCATTCACTTTAACTCGGCGCGAAAGGACAAGCCTTTTGTAGCGGTAAATATTGCGGCGATACCACGTGACCTGATTGAATCGGAGTTGTTTGGCCATGAAAAGGGATCATTCACCGGAGCAGTGGCGCGGCGGATCGGTAAGTTCGAGGAGGCCCATAAAGGCACCTTATTCCTCGATGAAATTGGCGAGCTGGATTTTAACCTGCAGGCCAAGCTGCTGCGGGTATTGCAGGAAAAAGAGTTATCGCGTATAGGCACCAACGAGGTTGTGGCGATCGATGTTCGCATTATCGTTGCCACGCATAAGAACCTGGCGCTGGAAGTTAAAAAAGGCAATTTCCGGGAAGACCTGTATTACCGGTTACTGGGGTTACCGGTGCATCTGCCTCCTTTAAGAGAACGCGACAGCGATGTACTGCTTATTGCGCGTCATTTTATAGAAGCTTTCTGTAAAGAGAACGGGCTTCCCGACAAGCAATTATCGGTAGAGGCAAAGAAGCTGCTGTTACAGCATCCTTATCCGGGTAATATCCGTCAGTTAAAGTCGATGGTAGAGTTGGCATGTGTCTTAAGTAATTCTAATGAAATTCTTCCGGAACATATAGAAGAAATACAAATGCCGGATGGTGTTAACGTTCCCGATGAAGGTCAGTTAACCTTAAAGCAGCATAATACACGTATCATACAACAATGTCTTGATGCTAATAATTTTGATGTTCTAAAAGTTG